The Ancylomarina subtilis DNA segment AAATTGGTTCCGGGCGGATCCAACCACAGTTTTGGTATTCATGTTGCCCGAATGGCTGGCATGCCCAAATCGGTGGTGAAACGTGCAGATGATATCCTCATACAGCTTGAAGGTAACAAAAACGGTGAAGCTCTGGCCAAGCCTGTTGGCGATATCGCACAACAACGCGAGGGTTTTCAGATGAGCTTTTTTCAAATGGACGATCCCGTTCTGCAACAAATTCGCGATGAAATACGAGGAATGGATCTTAATAATCTGACTCCGATTGAAGCTCTAAACAAACTTAACGAGATCAAAAAAATATCCGGATTGTAATCCAACAAGAATTTAACTGGACTGAGAAAAATGTTTTTCAAAAAAAATACATTTTTTTTCAGTCCAGTCATTTCAATAGTGATTCTCTGACTTTCAGGAAGTCACGAACCCTGCGGTTTTATTAGTATTCCGAGAAAGTGAAAAAAAAGAAGCTATTTTCATTTTTTCTTTTGCAGAATCAAAAAAAGCGCATATATTTGCAACGTCAAAACGAAAAAACAATGGCTGCCGAGCCTTGTTGATTCACCGGAAGGAGCAAAAGCACTATGCGAGAATAGCTCAGTTGGTAGAGCACAACCTTGCCAAGGTTGGGGTCGCGAGTTCGAGTCTCGTTTCTCGCTCAATCCTTTAAGGATGCCCGGATGGTGGAATTGGTAGACACGCTGGACTTAAAATCCAGTGGCTTCACGGCCGTGCGGGTTCAAGTCCCGCTCCGGGTACAAAAAAAGCTTCAATCACAAGATTGGAGCTTTTTTTATGCCTTAATCTTTCACTTTCCCTTAAAATTAATAGTGGTTTCAAAACCGCATTTTCTACAACGGATGGTCATCTCCTTAATCGAACAAATTCTTAAAAGGTAGTAAGACAGACCCGCAAAAATAAAGGCAGAGACAGACATGCCCCAGAAAAATAATTCATCGTCAATATAGATAATTGTTGAAAGAGCTTCATAAAGACTAGTCATGGCTAAAATCAATAAAATGATGCCAAAACTTTTCCTTATAACAGGTCGGATACCAATACATGTTTCGTTTAAGTGTTCCCAGTCTGATTCTTGCCCCTCTTTACATCTACACTTCGGATATACAATTGGTTGGTTAGAGTTATTCATTATATCCAGTTATCCAGCCAATTTACAAAAAAAGTGGATGCTTTGTCTGAACTATTTGATGAATGGATTACACAAATAGGACAAGCCTATTTGAAATTAGAAACGAAGAATAAAATTCTGAAGTCTACCAATTACACAATTGAGAGAATAAAACAACTAATAACCTATTCTTCCAAAAACCTCAATCAGTTTTCTACTCAATTCAACTTGATTAATTCTCTTATCAGATAAAATAGCCTGAACAATGTACAAATATTCAGGCATCTCACCTTTTTTCCACTGTAATGAATCGTTGAATTTATCTTTTATAATTTCCGATATTTTTATCCCCAGAGATTCCAAAGAATGTCTTTTTTTATCCGGAAAATTACACGGGTTTCCTCTGTCTCTGGCGCATGATCTACACTGCCAGCAATGCCCGGAAATTAAGATTTCACTATAAGGAAAGTCAGCTTCAATTGACAACAACCTCTGATTAAAGCATTTCTTTTGAGCATGATAATCCACGATAGACTCACTGGAATCTAAATTCTTATTCAAAGAAAGCTTGATCCCGATAATATTCACAAACTTATACTGATTCAGATATTCAACTATATCAAAATCGTGAGGTGGACACGACCAGAAAGCACCAAAATTTGGACACTTACTACAATAGCCTAATATTTCGTGAGGAAAATAATATTGAAAAAGCTCTTCGATGGAATTTTCCGAAATATGCAAAGTGAAATTGGGAATAGTCTTATTCATCCTGTTTTATTAATTAGCTGAGTAGCAAAACTAGCGATTCAAAAACAAACTGAGATATTCTGCATTTAAAATTTTACTTAGAGTCCCTTTGTTTCCTATCTTTAAACACTATCTTTATGATCAGTCAATCACGCTTAAAATACGCGTTAAAAACAATCCAATACTCAATAAATGAAAAGAACACTCTCTATTTTAGCATTCTTCATTCTATTCTCTTTTAGCTCATTTGCACAAAATGATAAGGCTTATGAAAACACCCTGTCTGAAATGTTTCAGGTATCGGGCTCAGAAGAAACATTTAAAGTAGCCATCAACCAAATATTGGCGGCCTACAAAGGACAATACCCTCAAGTATCAGCAGAAATTTGGACCGAGATGGAAGCGGAATTTCAAAAAGCATCAATGGATGAGCTTGTGGTGATGCTGGCTCCTGCCTATCAAAAACATCTGACTCAAAAAGATTTGCAAGAACTTATTAAATTTTACAAAACGCCTATCGGGACAAAATTTGCAAAGAAAACACCACTACTCACTCGCGAAGCCATGCAAGTGGGACAGCAATGGGGCATGAAAATCGGTCAGGATTTCGCAGCCAAAATGAAGGCTAAAGGATATTAATTTAATCCAACATCTTCTATAAATTGCTGCTTAGTTTCATTACTTTGCAGCAATTTTTTTATTAGAAACTACTCCTCATTTATAGAAACTCAAAACTATGAGCATCGTTCGATTAATGACATGCGAGTCTGCCGTTGAAGCCAACCTAATTAAAGGTCGGCTTAAAAATGAAGGCATCGAAGCTTTTATTACCAATGAGAATTTTGCGAATTTGATGCCGCATTACAATCGCATCTTGAATTCCGGCATACAAATCATGATTAGTGACTTGGATTATAATAAGGCAAGTGAAATTTTAGAACTAAACACCAAACAAGAATGCATTTGTCCCAATTGCCAATCGAGAAACATCAAATTTAGTTTAGGTCAGAATAAAGTCAAAAAAATCTTTATCATCTTCTTTTCTCTTATCACAGCGACACCATTCAACAACCTAAAAAGTGTGTACAAGTGCCAAGATTGCAAAACTGAATTTTAAAACAGAACCAATGGAAACAAAAATTACCATACTTTGCGAGAACGAAACAAGCAAAAGAGCTGCTCGTTTTTGTCGATCGGAATGGGGCTTTTCAGCTTTTGTGGAAACAGAACAGGCCAACATTCTTTTTGACACTGGACATAC contains these protein-coding regions:
- a CDS encoding DUF2284 domain-containing protein; amino-acid sequence: MNKTIPNFTLHISENSIEELFQYYFPHEILGYCSKCPNFGAFWSCPPHDFDIVEYLNQYKFVNIIGIKLSLNKNLDSSESIVDYHAQKKCFNQRLLSIEADFPYSEILISGHCWQCRSCARDRGNPCNFPDKKRHSLESLGIKISEIIKDKFNDSLQWKKGEMPEYLYIVQAILSDKRINQVELSRKLIEVFGRIGY
- a CDS encoding DUF2059 domain-containing protein gives rise to the protein MKRTLSILAFFILFSFSSFAQNDKAYENTLSEMFQVSGSEETFKVAINQILAAYKGQYPQVSAEIWTEMEAEFQKASMDELVVMLAPAYQKHLTQKDLQELIKFYKTPIGTKFAKKTPLLTREAMQVGQQWGMKIGQDFAAKMKAKGY
- a CDS encoding DUF2007 domain-containing protein → MSIVRLMTCESAVEANLIKGRLKNEGIEAFITNENFANLMPHYNRILNSGIQIMISDLDYNKASEILELNTKQECICPNCQSRNIKFSLGQNKVKKIFIIFFSLITATPFNNLKSVYKCQDCKTEF